From the genome of Acidobacteriota bacterium, one region includes:
- a CDS encoding endonuclease/exonuclease/phosphatase family protein produces the protein MLRIATFNLENLFTRPTAMNENSDAVGRQAIEDHAVLNGIVAKEVYTANDNARLITLSNRYKFHVLSPPVNAFVQLQKIRGKLFRKPQNGPLEVVANGRGDWTGWFELRRDDVRWEATYNTGRVISEAHADILILVEVENRPTLKRFCKQVLDVEFQSAYPHFMVIDGNDDRGIDVGIASRFPIVQMRSHVDDATPAGGEVFSRDCPEYDIDLPGGKRMVILPNHFKSKRNGDNQASINRRKAQAERAHAIAVVALSRSDLVVVGGDLNDVPDSVPLAALFTDGFADVINHPNYPTDRPGTYGTGLKTQKLDYLILSPKLQAKLQDVGIERRGAYHPNLWESFDTVKKSADEASDHHLVWADFNL, from the coding sequence ATGTTGCGCATTGCGACGTTTAACTTGGAGAACCTGTTCACACGTCCGACGGCAATGAATGAAAATAGCGACGCGGTTGGCCGTCAGGCCATCGAAGATCATGCGGTGCTGAACGGCATTGTTGCCAAGGAAGTCTATACGGCGAATGACAATGCGCGGCTGATTACACTGTCGAATCGTTACAAGTTTCATGTGCTCAGTCCACCAGTCAATGCCTTCGTCCAGTTGCAGAAAATTCGCGGGAAACTATTCCGCAAGCCACAGAATGGCCCGCTGGAGGTCGTCGCCAATGGCCGAGGCGATTGGACAGGATGGTTTGAGCTGAGGCGGGACGATGTCAGGTGGGAAGCAACTTACAACACGGGACGCGTGATCTCCGAAGCGCATGCCGATATTCTCATCCTCGTTGAAGTGGAAAATCGCCCGACGCTGAAGCGATTTTGCAAACAGGTGCTCGATGTTGAATTTCAAAGCGCATACCCGCACTTCATGGTGATTGACGGCAACGATGATCGCGGAATTGATGTGGGAATCGCCAGCCGCTTTCCCATTGTCCAGATGCGCTCGCATGTGGATGATGCCACACCGGCTGGAGGGGAGGTGTTCTCACGCGACTGTCCCGAATACGATATTGATCTTCCGGGCGGCAAGCGCATGGTGATTCTGCCGAATCACTTTAAGTCAAAACGGAATGGAGACAATCAGGCCTCCATCAATCGCAGGAAAGCTCAGGCTGAGCGGGCTCACGCCATCGCTGTTGTGGCGCTCTCGCGCTCTGATCTGGTCGTGGTGGGCGGAGACCTCAATGACGTTCCCGATAGCGTCCCCTTGGCCGCGCTGTTTACGGACGGCTTTGCCGATGTAATCAACCATCCGAACTATCCAACGGATCGGCCAGGAACCTATGGGACCGGCCTTAAGACACAGAAGCTGGACTACCTGATTCTGTCGCCCAAGCTGCAAGCCAAGTTGCAGGATGTCGGGATTGAGCGGCGGGGGGCGTATCACCCAAACTTGTGGGAATCATTCGATACCGTAAAGAAATCGGCTGACGAAGCCTCGGATCATCATCTGGTGTGGGCGGATTTCAATCTTTAA
- a CDS encoding sulfurtransferase: MAHQHSPRFLKIVEDAQSRVAEITAPELATRLDSSHTQALIDVREASEFAAGHIPTAQHLCKGIIERDIETLVPDPATEIILYCGGGYRSALAADNLQKMGYRRVLSLAGGWRTWTESGLPTEQPKSSQ, encoded by the coding sequence ATGGCTCACCAACACTCGCCGCGCTTCCTAAAGATCGTCGAGGACGCCCAATCGCGCGTCGCCGAAATCACCGCGCCGGAGCTGGCCACGCGTCTCGATAGCAGCCACACTCAGGCTTTGATCGACGTGCGCGAGGCGAGCGAGTTCGCCGCCGGACACATTCCCACTGCACAACATTTGTGCAAAGGCATCATCGAGCGCGACATTGAGACGCTCGTGCCGGACCCCGCCACCGAGATCATTCTCTACTGCGGCGGCGGGTACCGCTCGGCGCTCGCCGCGGACAACCTCCAGAAGATGGGCTACCGCCGCGTCCTCTCACTCGCCGGCGGCTGGCGCACATGGACCGAGTCCGGCCTGCCCACCGAGCAACCAAAATCATCCCAATAA